agacacacacacacacacactatattattttatttatatatatatatatataggcataTATAAAGGAGGGTATTGGCTGATATCGATAATATTTTACCCTTAATAGTTCTGTTGTAAAAGTGATactaatctaaaactaaaaatGGTATATAGATGGGGAAAATGGTTTGAAGTCATGTTTCAAACTGTGATAAAAACTACTGAAATGATCAGTGTAGTGATTAACTGGCAGTTAAAGACAAATAACAACAGAGTTTTCTGTtgagatttctgtttttgttctatTCCTCTTTTCCATGACAGGGtagaatttaaaatgaaatgttttgaatcaaaaagaaaaaacaacaactctaACAACTCTTGAGAATCACTTCAAGATGGGGACGAAAATCCTTGATGAGAAAAATGACAGCTATCCAAATTCAGCACAAGGCAAGTAGAAAAAAGTAGGGGTATGATTTATAGCAAAGAATATTAGGCATACTAAGGTACTGAAAGATATGTAcggtttaaatattaaaatcataaattaaaaatgagtgTCTTCTAATCTAAGCACAGATGATACCCATTATACTATCAAAATATTGAGCAAAATATCATGGTTTCATTGTCATATTGTCATATTTCCCAGCTCTGGATAAAAGGACAATGTACAAATACCCTTCATctggtatttatatatatgttgttTTTCAAAGTAATATGCTTCAAGACGGCAGACCAAGAGATATCTTTTATGAACCCATGATGTGATTTAAACTGCTAATCTGACTGtgttataaaatactgtttttttACACTGTGTTTTTTTAACACTATCACATTTGCAGATATGGGTGAAGATGCCTCAAGTTTCTCCTAGAAGATGTGTTTCTCTAGAAAGCACTCTTACAAAAATGAAATCAGAGTCATATACCAGCCATGAGCCAGCCTCACTGTGTGGTGGGTCCACAGACTTCCCCTGTCCTACTGAGGTCTCTAGACCTATTATGATTTGGCagcgagaggagagagaggagatgaagaggaaggcCCAGcgtgagagagaacaggaggTTCGAGTCACTAATTTGGGTCTGGACCGTAACGTTCTAGTAACCAGAGAACAGAATTCACTGGAAATTGACCTCCAGTCCGTATCCTATCCAACAATCTTATCTGAGCAGATGTCACTTGGGAATATCAATCTGGATGCATCACAGAGCGAAAACACTGATTCATTCCACTTAACAGAAGGTGATGCATCAGAAAAATATGAAGTCAGTGAAAATCTTACATCAGGTGGTTTATCTCTGAACAGTGAAAGTGAATATGACCAACAAAATGGGGAAATTCTAACAGATCTTCAGACCAGTAACATAGAAACATGTTCAGATATCAGTGAAGGCATAGTTTCCCCAAATTCAGAGACTGTCTCAAATCCCAAAACTTCTACCCCCACTTCCAGAAACATCTTACCTCCTTTTAGCTCTTTTATAAAATGCCGTACTGAATCTCGGCCGCGAAGGAGGTCAACAGGTGACATTGACACCCAAACTTTCCCTCAAGTTTCTCCTAGAAGATGTGTTTCTCTAGAGGGCACTCTTACAAAAGTGAAATCAGAGGCATATACCAGCCATGAGCCAGCCTCACTGTGTGGTGGGCCCACAGACTTCCCCTGTCCTACTGAGGTCTCTAGACCTATTATGATTTGGCAgctagaggagagagaggagatgaagCGGAAGGCCCAGCGTCAGAGAGAACAGGAGGCTCGAGTCACTAATTTGGGTCTGGACCGTAACGTTCTAGTAACCAGAGAACAGAATTCACTGGAAATTGACCTCCAGTCCGTATCCTATCCAATAATCTCATCTGAGCAGATGTCACTTGGGAATATCGATCTGGATGCATCACAGAGTGAAAACACTGATTCATTCCACTTAACAGAAGGTGATGCATCAGAAGAAAAATATGAAGTCAGTGAAAATCTTACATCAGGTGGTTTATCTCTGAACAGTGAAAGTGAATATGACCAACAAAATGGGGAAATTCTAACAGATCTTCAGACCAGTAACATAGAAACATGTTCAGATATCAGTGAAGGCATAGTTTCCCAGAATTCAGAGACTGTCTCCAATCCCAAAACTTCTACCCCCACTTCCAGAAACATCTTACCTCCTTTTAGCTCTTTTATAAAATGCTGTACTGAATCTCGGCCGCGAAGGAGGTCAACAGGTGACATTGACACCCAAACTTTCCCTCAAGTTTCTCCTAGAAGATGTGTTTCTCTAGAAAGCACTCTTACAAAAATGAAATCAGAGTCATATACCAGCCATGAGCCAGCCTCACTGTGTGGTGGGCCCATAGACTTCCCGTGTCCTACTGAGGTCTCTAGACCTATTATGATTTGGCagcgagaggagagagaggagatgaagaggaaggcCCAGcgtgagagagaacaggaggCTCGAGTCACTAATTTGGGTCTGGACCGTAATGTTCTAGTAACCAGAGAACAGAATTCACTGGAAATTGACCTCCAGTCCGTATCCTATCCAGTAATCTCAACACAGAGTGAAAACAGCGATTCGGTCCATTTAACAGAAGATGATATATCAGATACAAAAGTCAGTGAAAATCTTACATCATATGATGTATCCCTGAACAGTGAATGGGAAGATGAGCAAcaaaatgatgaagatgagtttttttttttaattttttagattttaagaAAGTCAGTTTGAGAGTTACATTCAGTTCCAGTTGAGTTACAATCTTTTGTTATGCAACACTGATTCACCTTTTCACTTGTATAGAAAAAGAATGcataaataaaactatttaatGAACATGTTATTATAAGCTATAAAGGTGAAAACtaactattatttttaattctgcAAAACTTTGGATGAAATaagataaaagtaaaaaaaaaacaaaaaaactagtCTTCGTTTTCGTAAGGGGGCACACTGAACAGAATTAGTTGAATGTTTTCTAAGAAGATGCTCCACAGTGTCCTGATAGGTTTTCAGAACCACAGCATATGGCTTACAGGCATTTCTATACTCATTTTATCCTCATGCATTGAGGAAGGAGGTGGCGTCATTAtggataaaaagaagaaaaatgtatcATAGGATAATAGGATTACGGTGAGTAACTTTATTGATTTTCAGTAACTCTTCCACTGAGAGGAAAAGTAAACCCAAACTATACCAGCAAAATAAATAGCCTTCTCAATGAACCTTGTGCACGTGACAGTTAAAGTCAGTCACATTACTTCAGTATCAGATTTTAACGACCCAAGCCTGGCGCTTTCTTGCATGCTAGGTCAACATTGGCCACCAGAGGGAGACATGAGTAAGCAGTCTGCCAGCTAATTATTCTCAATCAGGCTCACCTGTAGCTGGCTCTATTTAAGGGAAACTTTCAGTTCCCTCCAGTTCCtggagatgatgtgtgtgttgttaacaGCTGGATTGCTCTATGATGACAAGCCTGAGACTCTGACGCCTCATTAAGCCTTTGAATGAGTTTTCACAGACGTCTCATGTAGTCAAATACAGCATTATGTATGTAACATTTATACGTGTTTGCAGAAACAAGCATGGAATATCTGGTAGCATGCCATAAAATATTCAAAggtaatatttacataatgtAAACATTTCTTATAACTTATTTGAAATGAATCTAATTACATCAGCTTACTTTTAAATCagtaagttgttttttttattttgtcctggTTATGGCTTGACAAAAACAGTACTTTTTTTTGctccttatttttatttcaatgatGATAATGACACCATATAATAATGTAAACTAACGGGATGCTGTGGGTGGAACAACCCTTTAGAGCTCACTGTAGAAGataaaacatacagtacatgcattTTGAAGTATAAAGGACAAATCTTAGACCTTACACATGGAGTCTGATTAGACCTTACACATGGAAATAAATGTTAGCATATCCCTTCAAAACAATGTCTGTCCTGTAATAGAGCTACACATGTAAGCTTTGGTCAGGTTAAAAAGAAAATTGGTTACAGCTGTTTGTCTAACTTTTGTGTGGCAGCTTAAGCACTGTTATGAAAATGACTGAGAAGAGCTGATGTACTGAAAGAGCTGTAATTTGGTAATATTACATCAGTATCAAGACAGCacataaataaatgctgcattAAATGCAATATAATCTTTACCATGATTACTTGAAAAATGTTCTAATGGTTTTAATGGTTCTAATGGTCAGGGTGCATGTTTCAGTGAAGAACCTTTACGATCCATGGAACATTTCCAATACACAAAAGGTTCTTTGTAGTGGAAAAAGGTTCTTTAGACTATAACGGTGTTCTTCATGGCACTAAAATGGGTTATTTTAAGGACTATTTACTTAAAGATTCTATGGGGAACCAAAAATGGTTCTTCAATTCCATTATTGTGAAATTTTTTTGGCacctttatttttaagtgtACAACACAGACTCAAGATTTCAGCTCCCACAGGCTATTTGATGGATTCAGACATGCATACAAAGTTTAACTCAAATATTATAAGACAAACAGCACAATAAAAGCCCATAAAACTGTGGTGAGTGTGGTAGCTGCAGTTTCCAAAAAATTGGTCAAATTATAGTTATCTACTACACATGgtaaaaatacactgatcagccataacattatgaacacagaggtgaagtgaatatcactggttatctcctcaacatggtacctgttagtgggtgggatatattaggcagcaagtgaacattttgtcctcaaagttgatgtgttagaaacaggaaaaatgggcaagcgtaaggatttgagggccaaattgtgatggctagatgaccggatcagagcatctccaaatctgcagctcttgtggggtgttcctggtctgcagtggtcagtatctatcaaaagtggtccaaggaaggaacggtggtgaaccagcgacagggtcatgggcggctaaagctcactgatgcacgtgtggagtgaaggctggcccgtgtgatccgatccaacagacgagctactgttgctcaaactgctgaagaatttaatgctggttctgatagaaaggtgtcagaatacacagtgcaggacgggtcagggctgtttggtagcaaaacacaatattaggcaggtggtcataatgttatggctagtCGGTGTATTTTAAGGGTAAATACAATATAAACTTTTAACCATTATAAATAGACTATACTTTTAAATACAGTTTAGAAGAAATTAGAAAAGACTGGGTCTCTATGGGTTACGCgagtttaatatttaaataattcccGCCCCTAGTCACGAAGCTCCGCCTCCCGGATCTTCTATGGCCTGTATAgtgtctataaaatgactgacaggaggCGTATCCAAGCACAAATAAGCCTTTTCAGcgaattattttattgcaaaaGCAACAGCTTTAAACCcgtttttttgtatatatatacttgAAATCAAGTTTCTCATATTTTTAGGCTATTTGTAAAAGTAAGaaatttaaaaaggaaaaaaaaagtctactgATTGACATTTTTATAGCTTCTTCCCACTGAATAATATTGGGTTGCAGACATAAATCACAACTCGGGAAAGAATCTCTCGGTTCTTAGGTAAATGCAGTGATCTTAAATAATACGACAGCCCCGAgttattgaacaaaaaaaacgaAGAGATCAGTGCAAGATGCATTTCAAGGGCAAACTCCAACACCTCTGATGGAGCCAAGTCGAGATAAAAAGCTTAGAAGTACACCAGGCCAGTTTAGAGAGTCAGCTTGTGACTTGCGCAGATAATCGTGCGTCttgtttttttggcattttatcttattatttCTATAAGCTCAGTGTTTTAAACTTACCAGACTGCGCGGTGTACAGAACAGCAGCCAGACAGATATACCCCAACCAAATGTCTGCACTCATCGCTCTTCCCATCTATGTCTCTCTGTGGTTTGTTTTCGACGCGTCGTCCCTCAAAAGCCGTGCTCAAACAACAGACTTGGGGTTTGTCCTCACTGTATATTCCTGAATCCGACCAAAACCAGCCTCCTTATCCCGGTCCACTTCAGCGAAGCTTCTCTGTGTATCAGATCGAGCGCTGCTCTTCATCTGCGCGAGCGCGAGCGCCTGCGCCACTTCATCACCGGCGCTCAGATAACGACCACAGACTTTCAACACCTAGTAATGTACTCCTGAGTCGCTTTGAAAATACTCTTAATACTTAATAAATGTTGTGGAGTCACAACTTGAAAAAATAAACCTGGCTGTGGGCTACACACTTGATTCAGACAACGCTCAAAAGGGGAGTCTCCCTATACCCCAGAGCCACATTTACTGCCTTTCAGTAGAAATACGAGCTCTGGCAACTATTTGAGCTTTGCAAACTATACCTTACAAACTAAAATGAACATTGCATTCTGGACAAATATTTTCCAaagaaaatactgaaaaaaaatatctgcatGGGTCATCAGTGACGTCAGTATTCTTTAAAGTGACTTACAGTGTGCACGTGAAAAGTAAACTTGCATGTCAATATCTCTCGAGTATTCATTAAAGTAACATCATGTCATCTTTGTACAAATAGCCTCTATTTTCACACTTTGGAGATGATGTATGCTTGTCTGCGGCTGACACGTGGAATGAGCCTGCCTATATACAGACGTGTTAAGGTAAATAGTACTGTATGTGTGGTCTCAAACGTCttgttgaaaaaataaataaataaatgaatttccCAAAAATTCACAATAGTTTTACAGCGAGAGATATATCCACTCATCCGTTTGCTGCACTGCTTATCCTACATAGGGTCAGGGGAACAAGGTGGGAGACACCCTAGACATGGGGCCAACCCAGACgtatgaggcaaacatgctaaccactaatccACCATGAACACTTAAGGTCATTTTGCATTGATTAGCTAACACTAACTAACATTCACTATCTATTTCATCATGTTCTGGTAACAATGTTTGTATAAGCTCTCAGATTAATATGTctagcttttttttctctcctttgttTCTCAATAGATCAACATCACTGctgtacaattttttttctgagcTCAAATGGTTCTCTCTTTTTTGGTAGTTTTAAGTGACCTTAAGCAGTGACTCTTCCGATTCTAGTGAGAGGCAAAAggatgatgaggttatgggtttACAGTACCAGTTTGTTCTCCGGACAGGTTCACGCTGCACTACTCGTAATCACCTCGCCTGTATTATCCGAAACAACCTGATTACCCCAAcaactgtgtgtaaactgtgacCAGCTGAAAACTCTTTGCCCAAAGCATTTGCTCCCCCACATGGCTTTTAACCCAATAAAAGCCAGGTGTGAACTTTGACCTATTGACAGAACTGCTTGTAAAAGACACAAGCTCTGTTTTTGGTTGTTCCACGTTTAACCTTAATCCTACCACGTCTCAACAATGTCTGCAGGTAGATTGGCTACATTAAATTGCCTTTagatagtgtttgtgtatgtgcatgaTGCCTGGATGACTCTCATCCAGGGTGGGCCTCATGATCAGTGTTCCTGGAATAGAATCTGGATACGCCTTGATCCTTAGGTAAACAATAATGAACCAAtaaaccatctctctctctctctctctctctctctctctctctctctctccatctctccatctctctcactgtctgtcagtctctctctgtcgctctctctctctctctctctctctctctctctgcacatgcACAAATATGTCTTGTGCTTCCCTCTGCTGGTGTAAATTTTGTTCTACACAGTGCTTTTAACTTGAATATTTGTAAGTGTTTGGTGAACAGCAGTGAAACAGTTGTTAAAGGTCATTTTACCGAGATTgcacgttattattattattattatttttattttatttaaaaatacataataaaatagtttcttttctcttcacaGTGTTTCCCATTATGACTAGTTTTCTGCACAAGGCCTCTAAACTAAAGCCTCCTAGCAACCTTCTTTATTGTTCCAAGTGCTTAAAACTTGCACTCCAACACAGCAACCCGCTCTCCCTGCTGTGCCACACACATATGACTGACGGATTACTGAACTGGGAATGGTAggataaatgttttttatttaatatttaaattaaatttgggTAAAATGTGGTTATTGCTCAaatgttttcaattttttttgctttaacatttcactttttttgtaGACAAGAAATAATATCTTTAAAGCATTAGTATTGCTGCAATCTTTTATATTTAAGCATCTTGAATCTTTAATCTGTActgcagtttattttatattaatgtattgGTGTGGGCTGATTCATCGTTGCTATATCAATAAGAACAGTGTGGACATACTTTATGCTCATACAAGAATATATCACAAAGGCAGATGTATTGATCATTTCAATATTGTTTTGTGATATCATCACTTATTTGATCTCAGGACCAGGCACATAAAATGAGCACCACGGAGATGATGGATTCAGAAAGGTCATTCACCTTCAATAGGCAGCTCCTGTTCACCGCCAGTCAAAATTTAATCACAAGCCGAAGTAGGATTCACAGACTCGTACTACCAACTGCAGCTGCCAGGCACACAGACCTGTGGGAAATAAAGCCACCTGATTTTAGCCCAAAACTTTACCGTACTTTAAGCTTGCCTCGAATCAAGAAGAAAACTCTAGACTCAGCTATACTTAAAGAAGGATTAGAAGAATTATCTCAAAGCCTTGATAGAATGCCTCCTGTCATGCAAtccaaacaagaaaaaaagagaaatgtacCAGAGTTTGTCAGATCATACAAACCTCCTGCACTACTGGAACTACAGCTACAGTTTGTGAAGTTGGGCCAGTTTCCACGTGATCCCTACAAAAACCCGAAGCCTCACAATTTCAGACCTGTAAGTTTACAGCAAGCATGTACATCACTATACATTGAGTATATTGAAATTAACTCAATATCTGTACCCCTatacattcatgcagttatccaatcaaccAATTAAATtcttacagcttttttttttttgcaaaatagAGAAAAGAGTAAAGCTTTCCCTATTGAAGAGGCCTGTGGGTGTGTGAATAGGATTGAAAcgtataataaaaatatatcaagtAATTATACCCTTCACATTGACGGTCGTAGTAATTCAAACCTTTATAGTTTAATCTACTGcctgtattattgtgtattgtgttctCTATGTGAAGTGCTTACTATCTAGTATGTTTTTAGGGTATTTATGTCATAACAAGGGCTGATAAACTTTAGTATAATAATCTAAGGAAAAATATAACGTATTGTAGCATATTGACACAAGATGGCAGTGTTTAAGAGGCCTTCGCTATTTTACTACTGTAGTGTGATGAAGACCTGCCAGACATGGTGACCTCCATAGCAAAGGATTCTGGAAATTTGAGCCTTAAGACTCAGTATTTGGGAGCAAGTGAGcttaatttattcatattattttattgtggtattaatgtcattaataatacAGCACATTTATAACCatgaataaatagtaaatagttTTGACAAGTAGGCAAATATTGTGGTATGAAAATGTAACATAagcttgtgtttatttataaatttgtaactcaaaaaaataataattataattcagCAATCCAGCCTGAGCCAAATCCTCCAAAAGAAGAGACAGCTTGGAAAATGATTACCTTCAAACCAGCAGAACCCAAATGGGACACAAGACTCATACTGCCGAAGTCCCCATGGCCACCCATGTCCGCCACATACACAGTGAGTGGAGTGTTCACTGTTCATCATCTAAATATCAgtaaatcattcatttaaagCTCACACAGTTATCAGTTATAATGATAGCATGAACGTCTACACCTGGCTATACCAAGATACCTGAACAATAGATTGGAGACTATGTAACTGTGCTTCTTTTGCTTTAAGCTGAAGCTATGAAGCTAACAGGAAGCTACTGCCATTTGGCATCATGCAAACTTGCTAAAGTTTTCATAtactttaaaatgtattaaaagaaaatatattgtGGCTTTTGGTGCTACTTTACATACATAGTGCAGTGCCAGGATTTTTAAATACAGACCCACTCaattttgtgtttatattattaatgtatttttagaCAGTTTTTACCAGTTGTGTACTATGCTATCAATATTTCCCCCCCAAACCATTGCTTTAAACCAAGAAAGCTTTAATTCTTGTTTACTcattttctaaatgtttttatGTATAGTACAACTATCTTATTTTGGTATAATTTAAGAATgtttataaaagtttttttacactttttcagAGGCATCGGTGCAGGAGAGGGGTGTACAGTGCATTTATGGACCGTGTGGAAGATAAACTCAGCAGATCatggataaaataataaaaaattctaacagtcaaaaaatatagttatatataaaatgagttAAGGCAGAATAAACTGTTTTATTGAAGAAAATaccactaaaaataataataattttaaaaaaaacaacaacaactgtggCTTAATGTCTGTGTGGAATTTCTTTCTGTTAGTTGCTGCATGGGTTTCCTCAGAGTCCCCTGATTTCCTCTGACATCCCAAAAACACACCAGTAAGTGgaaatttgtgtgtgcatggtgatgGACTGAAGGGTGTTCCCACCATACATaaagtgttcctgggataggctccagatccacaaCCGCCCAGCCCAGGATGAAGCAGATACTGATATacacccatcagccataacattatgaccactgacaccTGTGAGTGGGTGGGAtctattaggcagcaagtgaacattttgtcctcaaagttgatgtgttagaagcaggaaaaatggccaagtgtcaggatttgagcgagtttgacaaggcccaaattgtgatggctagacgactggatcagagcatctccaaaactgcagctcttgtggggtgcttctggtctgcagtggtcagtatctatcaaaagtggtccaatggaGGAGTAGTAGTGagccggcgacagggtcatgggcagttaaggctcattgatgcatgtggggagagattgctggcctgtgtggtctgatccaacagacgagctactgttgctcaaattgctgaagaagttaatgctggttctgatagaaatttgtcagaaaacacagtgaatCACAGTTTgctgcgtatggggctgcactTTGACATATACCACCTACTTaggcattgttgcagaccatgtacaccctttcatggaaacagtattccctgatggctgtgacctccttcagcaggataatgcaccgtaccacaaagcaaaaatggttcaggaataaTATAgtacaacaacgagtttgaggtgtggACTTGGCCTCCAAGTTAACCGGGATCtaaatccaatcgagcatctgtgggatgtgctggacagacaagtccgatccatggaggc
The window above is part of the Hemibagrus wyckioides isolate EC202008001 linkage group LG17, SWU_Hwy_1.0, whole genome shotgun sequence genome. Proteins encoded here:
- the si:dkey-30e9.6 gene encoding uncharacterized protein si:dkey-30e9.6 — translated: MDQAHKMSTTEMMDSERSFTFNRQLLFTASQNLITSRSRIHRLVLPTAAARHTDLWEIKPPDFSPKLYRTLSLPRIKKKTLDSAILKEGLEELSQSLDRMPPVMQSKQEKKRNVPEFVRSYKPPALLELQLQFVKLGQFPRDPYKNPKPHNFRPCDEDLPDMVTSIAKDSGNLSLKTQYLGATIQPEPNPPKEETAWKMITFKPAEPKWDTRLILPKSPWPPMSATYTRHRCRRGVYSAFMDRVEDKLSRSWIK